The following coding sequences are from one Planctomicrobium piriforme window:
- the dxs gene encoding 1-deoxy-D-xylulose-5-phosphate synthase, with product MDYQLLPLIGSPRELRSLSNDQLLQLTDEIREALCEVVSDRPAHFASNLGVVELCLALHLVFDFSQDRLIWDTGHQIYPHKLITGRFHQFNTIRRKGGLMGYPNPQESDYDLFMTGHAGASVSTSLGLKAGDDLLRPEENRKSVAVIGDGALPSGVVFEAFNNAAGLKKDMLVVLNDNKMGICPRVGGMATYLDKARVAPFYNGLKRDVSWLLNKVPLVGGSAAEAIGHFKDAVKNFLHGGVLFEELGFRYMGPVDGHDLFALRRALEVVKEVRGPVLLHVFTEKGHGFAPARENPVKFHTPSPFCRNSEDGEVVFVKKSSPPAYTNVFSDAIHKAMERDPKVCVLTAAMCEGNNLGRIRDDFPDRFFDTGICEAHAVAFAAGMAKVGMRPIVDIYSTFLQRSFDHIFQEVSLQNLPVVFCLDRAGLVGADGPTHHGAYDNTYMRVFPNIAVMAPGDQSDVEPMLQLSLKHDGPTSIRYPKANAEVVHRAVAPVEMGKAEVYRWGEDGTFVAFGTMFQTCVAAAERLAKDGLDVGVVNARFLRPLDTDVIFRAIETGFVITVEESTLVGGFGSAVLEAANDAGLPTQAIRRLGIPDRFIQHGERAELLAEVGLDVAGLMSAAHQLAQKKLYVTE from the coding sequence ATGGATTACCAGTTACTTCCACTGATCGGGTCTCCGCGAGAACTGCGGAGTCTCTCGAACGATCAGTTGTTGCAGCTCACGGATGAGATCCGCGAAGCGCTTTGCGAAGTCGTCTCCGACCGTCCGGCCCACTTTGCCAGCAATCTCGGCGTGGTCGAACTGTGCCTGGCGCTGCATCTCGTATTCGATTTCTCTCAGGATCGCCTGATCTGGGACACCGGGCACCAGATCTATCCGCACAAGCTGATCACCGGTCGCTTCCATCAGTTCAACACGATTCGCCGCAAGGGCGGACTGATGGGGTATCCCAATCCGCAGGAAAGCGACTACGACCTGTTCATGACCGGCCACGCCGGCGCCAGCGTCTCGACTTCGCTGGGACTGAAAGCCGGCGACGACCTGCTGCGGCCTGAGGAAAACCGCAAATCAGTCGCGGTGATCGGCGATGGTGCGCTCCCCAGCGGCGTCGTTTTTGAAGCGTTCAACAACGCTGCCGGTCTGAAGAAAGACATGCTCGTCGTTCTGAATGACAACAAGATGGGCATCTGTCCCCGCGTCGGCGGGATGGCCACCTACCTCGATAAGGCCCGCGTCGCCCCGTTCTATAACGGCCTCAAACGAGATGTTTCCTGGCTGCTGAACAAGGTGCCCCTCGTGGGCGGTTCCGCGGCCGAAGCCATCGGCCACTTCAAGGACGCCGTCAAGAACTTCCTGCATGGCGGCGTGCTGTTCGAAGAACTCGGCTTCCGTTACATGGGACCGGTCGACGGGCACGACCTGTTCGCCCTGCGACGGGCGCTGGAAGTCGTCAAGGAAGTTCGCGGGCCGGTGCTGCTGCACGTCTTCACCGAGAAGGGGCACGGCTTTGCCCCCGCTCGTGAAAACCCGGTGAAGTTCCATACCCCTTCGCCATTCTGTCGCAACAGTGAAGACGGCGAAGTGGTCTTCGTGAAGAAGAGTTCTCCCCCGGCCTACACCAACGTCTTCAGCGATGCCATTCATAAGGCGATGGAACGCGATCCCAAAGTCTGCGTGCTCACCGCCGCCATGTGCGAAGGGAATAACCTCGGCCGCATCCGCGACGATTTCCCCGACCGCTTCTTCGATACCGGCATTTGCGAAGCCCATGCCGTGGCGTTTGCCGCAGGCATGGCCAAGGTCGGAATGCGTCCGATTGTCGACATCTACAGCACGTTCCTGCAGCGGAGCTTCGACCACATCTTCCAGGAAGTGTCGCTGCAAAACCTGCCCGTCGTTTTCTGCCTCGACCGCGCCGGCCTCGTCGGCGCCGATGGACCGACGCATCACGGCGCGTACGACAACACCTACATGCGGGTCTTCCCGAACATTGCCGTCATGGCGCCCGGCGATCAATCCGATGTCGAGCCGATGCTGCAACTCTCACTTAAGCACGACGGCCCCACGTCTATCCGTTACCCCAAGGCGAATGCCGAGGTCGTGCATCGCGCCGTTGCGCCGGTGGAGATGGGCAAAGCCGAAGTCTATCGCTGGGGCGAAGACGGTACGTTTGTCGCCTTTGGCACGATGTTCCAGACCTGTGTTGCCGCTGCCGAACGCCTGGCGAAAGACGGCCTCGATGTCGGCGTCGTCAATGCCCGCTTCCTGCGCCCGCTCGATACCGATGTGATCTTCCGGGCGATTGAAACCGGATTCGTGATCACGGTGGAAGAAAGCACGCTGGTCGGCGGCTTCGGCAGTGCAGTCCTCGAAGCAGCCAACGACGCCGGCCTGCCGACGCAGGCGATTCGCAGGCTCGGCATCCCCGACCGGTTCATCCAGCACGGAGAACGTGCGGAACTGCTGGCGGAAGTCGGCCTCGACGTCGCTGGTTTAATGTCTGCCGCACATCAGCTCGCACAGAAGAAGCTGTATGTGACTGAATAG
- a CDS encoding gamma-glutamylcyclotransferase family protein, translating to MDETYPPDNYTRLFVYGTLKRGFCRHGALETERFLGTAQTAYRYRMVNVGSYPALIEVFQGGRSIHGEVWEVSPTALRRLDEVEGTDEGQYERRPIEVQGWEYEGVQAYFYMWPTDDCPDCGDRWEDG from the coding sequence ATGGATGAGACCTACCCGCCGGACAATTACACGCGACTTTTCGTCTATGGGACATTGAAGCGGGGCTTCTGTCGGCATGGCGCGCTGGAAACAGAACGCTTTCTCGGAACCGCGCAAACTGCCTACCGTTATCGAATGGTGAATGTCGGCTCGTACCCGGCGTTGATCGAAGTCTTCCAGGGTGGACGCTCGATTCATGGCGAAGTCTGGGAAGTCAGCCCGACCGCGCTCCGGCGTCTGGATGAAGTGGAAGGGACCGACGAAGGTCAGTACGAACGGCGGCCCATCGAAGTCCAGGGCTGGGAATACGAAGGGGTCCAGGCCTACTTCTACATGTGGCCCACCGATGATTGTCCGGACTGCGGCGATCGCTGGGAAGACGGGTGA
- a CDS encoding sigma-54 interaction domain-containing protein — protein MIAGLLHRDNPPQSISEKGFSTSSIDLKPKGQANPLDEKLTSYSNWVGASQVMRDLFKHVQKLAKSSATVLILGETGAGKEIIGRAVHELSPRCSGPFIRVNCGALSESLLESELFGHVKGAFTNAIENRVGRFEAAHGGTILLDEINSVSQNLQINLLRVLQEQQFERVGDTRTISVDCRIIAATNRDLAEMVDDGDFREDLYYRLNVLPIYVPPLRDRKEDIPDLARFFVRQYSAQNQKLVLNISADALAHLERYQWPGNVRELRNYIERAVVLAEQEELTADLLPAQVRGEAPIRMGRTDRSEMQALCAELVARGVSDLGETGNYHEQMIALVERELIAQILRTSRSQSRAALRLGINRNTLRKKIEDFRLESELD, from the coding sequence ATGATTGCCGGCCTCCTCCACCGTGATAATCCGCCGCAAAGTATTTCAGAAAAAGGGTTTTCAACAAGCTCGATCGACCTGAAACCGAAGGGCCAGGCCAATCCGCTGGATGAAAAACTTACCTCGTATAGTAATTGGGTCGGCGCCAGCCAGGTGATGAGGGACTTGTTCAAGCATGTTCAAAAGCTCGCCAAAAGCTCGGCCACGGTGTTGATTCTGGGCGAAACCGGGGCCGGCAAGGAAATCATCGGTCGGGCGGTTCATGAACTCAGCCCCCGCTGCAGCGGCCCGTTCATTCGCGTGAACTGCGGAGCCCTCAGCGAAAGCCTGCTCGAAAGCGAACTGTTCGGCCACGTCAAAGGCGCGTTTACCAACGCGATCGAGAACCGCGTGGGCCGCTTCGAAGCGGCCCACGGCGGCACGATTCTGCTCGACGAGATCAATTCTGTCAGTCAGAACCTGCAGATCAACCTGTTGAGAGTGCTGCAGGAACAGCAGTTCGAACGGGTCGGCGACACGCGGACGATCAGCGTCGATTGCCGGATCATCGCCGCCACGAACCGCGACCTGGCCGAGATGGTCGACGACGGTGATTTCCGGGAGGATCTCTATTACCGCCTGAATGTCCTGCCGATCTACGTCCCTCCTCTGCGGGATCGCAAAGAGGATATTCCCGATCTTGCCCGTTTCTTTGTGAGGCAATACTCGGCTCAGAATCAGAAACTGGTTCTGAATATCTCTGCCGATGCGCTCGCGCATCTGGAACGCTATCAATGGCCGGGTAATGTTCGGGAGCTGCGGAACTATATCGAGAGGGCGGTCGTACTCGCCGAACAGGAGGAGCTGACCGCAGATCTGCTGCCTGCTCAAGTGCGAGGGGAAGCCCCCATCCGCATGGGCCGGACGGATCGGAGCGAAATGCAGGCTCTCTGCGCGGAACTCGTCGCCCGGGGCGTGAGCGATCTCGGCGAGACAGGCAACTATCACGAGCAGATGATCGCCCTGGTCGAACGGGAGTTGATCGCGCAGATTCTGCGAACCAGCCGCTCACAGTCCCGTGCCGCACTGCGGCTCGGCATCAATCGCAATACGCTGCGAAAGAAGATCGAAGACTTTCGCCTTGAGAGCGAACTCGATTAG
- a CDS encoding N(4)-(beta-N-acetylglucosaminyl)-L-asparaginase codes for MSTRVIASANGVEATRLAYDLIQQGRDPLDAVVAGVTLVEDDPNDMTVGYGGLPNEDGIVELDAAVMHGPTHRAGAVAGLRNVRHAAQVARLVLQQTKHVLLIGEGANRFAQAQGFPHEDLLTEKARQIWLYWTQTNSPRQDWVPPPFQSLPEAVREFFHLVEEEGRAATSGYQRSEAVERPTGTVHCSAINATGDLSCCTSTSGLAFKLPGRVGDSPIIGAGLYVDNAIGACGSTGRGEENLRHCSSRTAVELMRQGKTAAEAGLEVLTRIVETAKEPWLLGPDGRPNFGLKLYLLGKNGDYAGVSIWGPTTFAVTDEKGTRLDPCEYLFKK; via the coding sequence GTGTCGACTCGAGTCATTGCCAGTGCCAATGGAGTGGAAGCGACGAGGCTGGCCTACGACCTGATTCAGCAGGGGCGCGATCCGCTCGACGCCGTTGTGGCAGGCGTGACGCTCGTGGAAGACGATCCCAATGACATGACGGTCGGCTACGGCGGACTTCCCAACGAAGACGGCATTGTGGAGCTGGACGCCGCAGTCATGCACGGCCCGACGCATCGCGCCGGCGCCGTCGCCGGGCTCCGCAACGTGCGGCACGCCGCACAGGTCGCCCGCCTCGTGTTGCAGCAGACCAAGCATGTGCTGCTGATTGGCGAAGGAGCCAACCGATTCGCCCAGGCCCAGGGATTTCCGCACGAAGACCTGCTGACGGAGAAAGCCCGGCAGATCTGGCTGTACTGGACGCAGACAAATTCTCCGCGGCAGGACTGGGTGCCGCCGCCGTTTCAATCGCTGCCGGAAGCGGTGCGAGAGTTCTTTCATCTGGTGGAGGAAGAAGGCCGCGCCGCGACCTCAGGTTACCAGCGGAGCGAAGCGGTCGAGCGCCCGACCGGAACGGTCCATTGCTCGGCGATCAATGCGACGGGCGACCTGTCGTGCTGCACATCGACCAGCGGGCTCGCCTTCAAACTGCCGGGCCGCGTTGGTGACTCGCCCATCATCGGTGCAGGCCTGTACGTCGACAACGCGATCGGTGCCTGCGGCAGCACCGGACGGGGTGAAGAAAATTTACGACACTGTTCTTCCCGCACGGCGGTGGAGTTGATGCGACAGGGCAAAACGGCGGCCGAAGCCGGGCTGGAAGTCCTGACGCGGATCGTTGAAACGGCGAAAGAGCCGTGGCTGCTGGGGCCGGACGGCAGGCCGAACTTCGGACTCAAACTGTACCTGCTCGGGAAGAACGGCGATTACGCCGGCGTCTCAATCTGGGGTCCGACGACATTCGCCGTGACCGATGAAAAGGGGACGCGGCTCGATCCGTGCGAATACCTGTTCAAGAAGTAG
- a CDS encoding phosphatidate cytidylyltransferase gives MLAWRVTISAILIPLLVLIFYLDARAGESSPWLLVLVTLLGLRAVWELTELLRPRIPQLNFPLMCLCVIAIMVGSWWPHLRPDPPELLDLTPLALALCFSVMLLCAVEARRFQAPGHSWENLGTETFIVCYIGLLLAMTAQLRWVAGEQAGYLVIGSLVLCTKGADVGAYFAGKRFGKRKLAPVLSPGKTWEGVVGAVLGAALCGWLWLTFAPGWFVPDAKACPWYYALLYGGVISLAGMVGDLCESLLKRDVGRKDSAALLPGFGGLLDLLDSVLYAGPVALLLWKVLPLATWM, from the coding sequence ATGCTCGCCTGGCGAGTGACGATTTCGGCAATCCTGATTCCGCTCCTGGTGTTGATCTTCTATCTCGACGCCAGGGCGGGAGAATCGTCGCCATGGCTGCTGGTGCTGGTGACGTTGCTGGGGTTGCGGGCAGTCTGGGAACTCACGGAACTGCTGCGTCCGCGCATTCCGCAACTCAACTTTCCGCTCATGTGCCTGTGCGTGATTGCGATCATGGTCGGAAGCTGGTGGCCGCATCTGCGACCGGACCCGCCTGAACTGCTCGATCTGACGCCGCTGGCCCTGGCACTCTGCTTCTCGGTGATGCTGCTCTGCGCCGTCGAAGCGCGGCGATTTCAGGCGCCGGGCCACAGTTGGGAAAACCTGGGGACCGAAACGTTCATCGTCTGTTACATCGGGCTGCTGCTGGCCATGACTGCTCAACTAAGATGGGTCGCCGGAGAACAGGCCGGATATCTGGTCATCGGCTCGCTGGTCCTCTGTACAAAGGGGGCAGACGTCGGGGCGTACTTCGCAGGCAAGCGATTCGGCAAACGCAAACTGGCGCCGGTGCTCAGTCCCGGCAAGACCTGGGAAGGGGTCGTCGGCGCGGTCTTAGGGGCAGCGCTCTGCGGCTGGCTGTGGCTGACGTTCGCGCCGGGGTGGTTCGTCCCGGACGCGAAGGCCTGTCCCTGGTATTACGCCCTGCTCTACGGCGGAGTGATCAGTCTGGCAGGCATGGTGGGCGACCTGTGCGAATCGCTGCTGAAGCGGGATGTGGGCCGCAAAGATTCGGCCGCCCTGCTTCCCGGCTTTGGCGGCCTGCTCGACCTGCTCGACAGCGTGCTCTACGCCGGCCCGGTGGCCCTACTGCTCTGGAAAGTGCTCCCGCTGGCGACGTGGATGTGA
- a CDS encoding polyprenyl synthetase family protein, with amino-acid sequence MELPTYLTALRERIEQRLRLDTRFPTDCPERLAESIRYSLLAPGKRIRPCLVLMACEACGGEIEAALPAASALEMVHCYSLIHDDLPAMDDDDLRRGRPTNHVQFDEATAILAGDGLLTLAFAVLARDVRPVEIVADCVLDLAAAAGVCGMVGGQQADLEAESDDSITLPELEAIHRRKTGQLLAASLRLGGRIGGADPQTLRSLTIYGESVGLAFQIADDLLDVLGHEEKMGKSVRKDAGHGKRTYPSLLGVEESRRRARQLIDQACEAIAPLGARRAQLTALARYVIERDH; translated from the coding sequence ATGGAACTTCCGACTTATCTGACCGCTCTCCGCGAACGGATCGAGCAGCGGCTGCGTCTCGATACGCGGTTCCCGACCGACTGTCCGGAACGCCTGGCGGAATCGATCCGCTATAGCCTGTTAGCTCCTGGAAAAAGAATTCGCCCCTGCCTGGTGTTGATGGCCTGCGAAGCCTGCGGTGGCGAGATTGAGGCCGCTTTGCCGGCTGCCTCGGCTCTCGAAATGGTGCATTGCTATTCGTTGATCCATGACGATCTACCGGCCATGGATGACGACGATCTCCGCCGCGGGCGGCCGACTAATCATGTGCAGTTTGACGAAGCGACCGCCATTCTTGCCGGCGACGGACTGCTGACGCTGGCGTTCGCCGTTCTGGCCCGCGATGTCCGGCCGGTCGAAATCGTGGCCGACTGCGTCCTCGATCTGGCCGCCGCGGCGGGCGTCTGCGGAATGGTGGGCGGACAACAGGCCGATCTCGAAGCGGAAAGCGACGATTCGATCACTCTCCCTGAGCTCGAAGCAATTCATCGCCGCAAAACCGGACAATTGCTCGCTGCTTCGCTAAGATTAGGCGGCAGAATCGGAGGGGCAGACCCGCAAACATTGCGCAGCCTGACGATCTACGGAGAGTCGGTTGGCCTGGCCTTCCAGATTGCGGATGATCTATTGGATGTCCTCGGTCACGAGGAGAAAATGGGGAAGAGCGTCCGCAAGGACGCCGGACACGGAAAACGAACTTATCCCTCGCTGCTCGGCGTCGAGGAAAGCCGCCGCAGGGCGAGGCAACTGATTGATCAGGCTTGCGAAGCGATCGCTCCCCTCGGGGCGCGTCGCGCACAATTGACGGCGCTGGCCCGATATGTCATCGAACGGGATCACTAA
- a CDS encoding virulence factor: protein MYAIAFDLDTEALELNYGSPSFNNAYADIRKVLTTRHNFKWQQGSVYFGDPEKVNAVTCVLAAMDLAQTYSWFAPSVRDIRMLRIEEQNDLMTAVQQAVKQ, encoded by the coding sequence ATGTATGCCATTGCATTCGACTTGGACACAGAAGCACTTGAGTTAAACTACGGCAGTCCGTCATTCAACAACGCCTATGCCGACATCAGGAAAGTGTTGACGACGCGTCACAATTTCAAGTGGCAGCAAGGAAGCGTCTATTTTGGCGATCCAGAGAAGGTCAACGCCGTCACCTGTGTCCTTGCGGCGATGGATCTGGCTCAGACATACAGTTGGTTTGCTCCCTCGGTGCGGGACATCCGTATGCTGAGGATTGAGGAGCAAAACGACTTGATGACGGCCGTGCAGCAGGCCGTCAAGCAATAG
- a CDS encoding glycosyltransferase family 4 protein, whose translation MPIRVCCVALNAYPAIDPDVPGGIGGIETRSWMFARGLAARGDCEVTFVVRHWQPLRQPSYNGVRLKLLRDRLYAARESLALRLQRTLGFPWLKLREPRLSDALYLPLLAIRKMIVRQPDPCLPARFFEEIPADVFLTFGVQSNSATVIASAHATGRPAVLFLGSDGDLDERYLTQSNFVSVYRDSAAACKWAIENADGILCQTPSQQSKLAAFGRTATIVPNPIDLKQWDDLLQHPRPVPEISDLNRYVLWIGRAESEHKRPLDCVELARRCPDLPFLMILNRRDDVVEAEVRRTAPSNVRIIERVSFPSIPGIMQRAAVLVNTSSLEGFPNTFLQAAATSVPVASLNVEREFLARSQAGVCADGSLDRLAQQVRELCKMPRDPAAAAFARQYVELHHSLDAQVDQLLQQLTAFASSAIP comes from the coding sequence ATGCCGATCCGCGTCTGCTGTGTGGCGCTGAACGCCTATCCGGCGATCGATCCGGATGTCCCCGGCGGCATCGGAGGGATCGAAACCCGGTCGTGGATGTTCGCCCGCGGTTTGGCCGCACGGGGGGATTGCGAAGTCACGTTCGTCGTTCGGCACTGGCAGCCGCTGCGTCAACCCAGCTACAACGGGGTACGTCTCAAACTGTTGCGGGACCGGCTCTACGCCGCGCGGGAATCGCTGGCCCTTCGGTTACAAAGAACTCTGGGTTTCCCCTGGCTGAAACTCCGAGAACCGCGGTTGAGTGATGCCCTGTATCTGCCGTTGCTGGCGATCCGGAAAATGATTGTCCGGCAGCCGGATCCCTGCCTGCCGGCCAGGTTCTTTGAAGAAATTCCCGCCGACGTGTTTTTGACGTTCGGGGTGCAGAGCAATTCGGCCACGGTGATCGCGTCGGCTCATGCGACCGGTCGACCGGCGGTCCTGTTTCTCGGTTCCGACGGCGACCTCGACGAGCGATATCTGACGCAGTCGAATTTCGTCAGCGTCTACCGCGACTCCGCCGCCGCGTGCAAATGGGCGATTGAAAATGCTGATGGGATTCTGTGTCAGACCCCTTCGCAGCAATCGAAGCTGGCCGCGTTTGGCCGCACGGCCACGATTGTTCCCAATCCAATCGATCTCAAACAATGGGATGATCTGCTTCAGCATCCCCGGCCCGTCCCCGAGATTTCCGATTTGAATCGGTATGTCCTGTGGATCGGCCGCGCGGAAAGCGAACACAAACGCCCGCTCGACTGCGTCGAACTTGCCAGACGCTGCCCCGATCTCCCCTTCCTGATGATCCTCAATCGCCGCGACGACGTGGTCGAAGCAGAAGTTCGCCGTACCGCTCCCTCCAATGTGCGGATCATCGAACGGGTTTCCTTCCCGAGTATCCCCGGCATCATGCAGCGCGCAGCGGTGCTGGTGAACACCTCGTCGCTGGAAGGGTTCCCCAATACATTCCTGCAGGCGGCGGCGACCAGCGTGCCCGTTGCGTCGCTGAACGTAGAGCGTGAATTCCTGGCCCGCTCGCAAGCGGGTGTATGTGCAGACGGCAGTTTGGATCGACTGGCCCAACAGGTCCGTGAACTCTGCAAAATGCCCCGTGACCCTGCTGCTGCGGCTTTCGCGAGACAATATGTCGAACTGCATCACAGCCTGGACGCTCAGGTTGATCAATTACTGCAGCAACTCACCGCGTTTGCATCCAGTGCGATACCGTGA
- a CDS encoding sugar phosphate isomerase/epimerase family protein produces the protein MSVWPIGVFTSLDAGLGVHLDVVQELEIPTVQLHAPSPANRTPEAAAAFLARCRDAGTTVTVVFGGFEGESYASIAETARTVGLVPAETRAERVREMKEIADFAKLLGVDTVGLHIGFVPDDRASEDYKQLIDTTRDLLDHIAKNGQRLHLETGQETAEHLLEFIDDVDRDNLFINFDPANMILYGTGDPIQALKTVGHLVRSVHCKDGTWAAPEHRGVGWGCEVPLGTGDVGIETYLKTLQEIGYNGPLTIEREIPQERERQKADVGQALELLTGLRFRILAAGQA, from the coding sequence ATGAGCGTCTGGCCGATTGGCGTATTTACCTCTCTGGATGCCGGCCTGGGAGTGCACCTCGACGTGGTGCAGGAACTCGAAATCCCGACCGTGCAACTGCACGCCCCCTCTCCCGCCAACCGCACTCCGGAAGCGGCCGCCGCATTTCTCGCCCGTTGCCGCGACGCAGGCACAACCGTGACCGTCGTGTTCGGCGGCTTTGAAGGGGAAAGCTACGCGAGCATCGCCGAGACCGCTCGCACGGTTGGCCTGGTGCCGGCAGAAACCCGGGCTGAACGTGTGCGGGAGATGAAAGAGATCGCCGATTTCGCAAAGTTGCTGGGCGTCGATACCGTCGGCCTGCACATCGGCTTTGTCCCTGACGACCGCGCTTCCGAAGACTACAAGCAGTTGATCGATACAACCCGTGATTTGCTCGATCACATCGCCAAAAACGGCCAGCGGCTGCATCTCGAAACCGGACAGGAAACCGCGGAGCATCTGCTGGAGTTCATCGACGACGTCGACCGCGATAACCTGTTCATCAATTTCGATCCCGCCAACATGATTCTCTATGGGACTGGCGATCCGATTCAGGCGCTCAAGACCGTCGGGCATCTCGTTCGCAGCGTGCATTGCAAAGATGGCACCTGGGCGGCCCCTGAGCATCGCGGAGTCGGCTGGGGCTGCGAAGTCCCGCTCGGGACCGGCGACGTCGGGATCGAGACGTACCTGAAGACATTACAGGAAATCGGCTACAATGGTCCCCTGACCATCGAACGCGAGATTCCCCAGGAACGCGAACGTCAGAAAGCGGATGTCGGGCAGGCGCTCGAACTGCTGACCGGCTTGCGGTTCCGGATTCTCGCAGCCGGTCAGGCGTAA
- a CDS encoding DUF1559 domain-containing protein produces MSRRQRVMNQLPARTQRSRSAFTLIELLVVIAIVAVLLAIALPVLQNARETARRNQCANNLKQLGLALHRYHDAHKVFPAGQVSISQLADSIGRFADPQEARIQNSGAKPTRPGAQGTSWILAVLPMINQEAVYNSWKFNTNVRGNGEQPSQPARLEIPSLYCPSRRSSMEANGRFSSCERVDDAWGSGGSDYAGCTGSGIAFKDDDPSQRQTYWLNANQLAATILPGGTTSPFAQSPTQVGVFGVNSRTTIAEISDGTSSTLLVAERRLFSNASIGNAYPIANSSTPNQRRSSDGWAFGGPATLCTTRLPPQPPGPQFGRHFDEAGGEHPLGVNIVCADGSIHFISLNIDLRTWNNLGNMSQGAPVTLF; encoded by the coding sequence ATGAGCCGGCGACAGCGTGTCATGAACCAGCTCCCTGCCCGCACTCAGCGGTCGCGGTCGGCGTTCACTCTGATCGAGTTGCTGGTCGTCATCGCCATTGTGGCGGTTTTGCTCGCGATTGCACTTCCTGTGCTGCAGAACGCCCGGGAAACTGCTCGGCGCAATCAGTGCGCCAACAATCTCAAGCAATTGGGACTCGCGCTGCATCGTTATCACGATGCCCATAAGGTCTTCCCTGCCGGTCAGGTGTCGATCTCGCAGCTTGCCGATAGCATCGGTCGCTTCGCCGATCCGCAGGAAGCCCGAATACAGAACAGCGGCGCGAAACCGACGCGGCCCGGCGCTCAGGGAACGAGCTGGATTCTGGCCGTGCTGCCGATGATCAACCAGGAAGCGGTCTATAACAGTTGGAAGTTCAACACCAACGTTCGCGGCAATGGCGAACAGCCGTCGCAACCCGCCCGGCTGGAAATCCCCTCGCTCTATTGCCCCTCCCGTCGCAGTTCGATGGAAGCCAACGGACGTTTCTCAAGTTGCGAGCGAGTCGATGACGCCTGGGGCTCCGGCGGCAGCGACTACGCCGGCTGCACGGGTTCCGGCATCGCCTTTAAGGATGACGACCCCAGTCAGCGGCAGACCTATTGGCTGAATGCCAATCAACTGGCCGCGACGATTCTGCCCGGCGGAACCACCTCCCCGTTCGCCCAGTCGCCGACACAGGTCGGAGTCTTCGGCGTCAACAGCCGCACGACGATCGCCGAAATCAGCGACGGCACATCGAGTACACTCCTCGTTGCCGAGCGACGGCTGTTTTCGAATGCGTCGATTGGCAATGCTTACCCAATTGCGAATTCCTCGACACCAAACCAGCGCCGCAGCAGCGACGGCTGGGCCTTTGGCGGGCCGGCCACGCTCTGCACGACTCGCCTTCCGCCCCAGCCGCCAGGCCCCCAGTTCGGACGGCATTTTGATGAAGCTGGCGGCGAACATCCTCTTGGCGTCAATATCGTGTGTGCCGACGGCAGCATTCATTTCATCAGCTTGAATATCGACCTGCGAACATGGAACAATCTGGGGAACATGAGTCAGGGGGCTCCGGTCACGCTGTTCTGA
- a CDS encoding formyltetrahydrofolate deformylase, which yields MQVIITAVGPDNRGLADPIVHYVTQSGANIHEIQMYDRDSEQLFAMLLRMEWPNDQEPVAVLRERMNQIGGVKGLAIRVWSRDEHNRLPRIALCTTYRPEPALAILRDIRDHRINAEVAVMIGNRDACRGVADQFEVDFHNIGDAKGNPDNARLVELLDEYDIDYVVLARYMRILPPAACWEFAGGRIINLHHGLLPSFPGFRPYHDAYGHHMLTYGATVHFIVPELDAGNQIIQQSTFTVLPGTSLDEVLRIGETDNEPRCLSEGVRRVIDREVELHFHRVIRTK from the coding sequence ATGCAGGTGATCATTACCGCAGTCGGTCCTGATAATCGCGGGCTGGCCGATCCGATCGTGCATTACGTCACGCAGTCGGGCGCGAACATCCACGAAATCCAGATGTACGACCGCGATTCCGAACAGCTCTTCGCGATGCTGCTGCGGATGGAATGGCCCAACGATCAGGAACCTGTCGCGGTCCTGCGCGAGCGGATGAACCAGATCGGCGGAGTGAAAGGGCTCGCGATTCGGGTCTGGTCGCGCGACGAACACAATCGTCTCCCGCGGATCGCGCTCTGTACCACCTATCGCCCCGAACCGGCGCTCGCCATCCTCCGCGACATTCGCGACCACCGCATCAACGCCGAAGTAGCGGTGATGATCGGCAATCGCGACGCCTGTCGCGGCGTCGCCGATCAGTTCGAAGTCGATTTTCACAATATCGGCGACGCCAAAGGCAACCCCGACAACGCCCGACTGGTCGAACTGCTCGACGAATACGACATCGACTACGTCGTGCTGGCCAGGTACATGCGGATTCTCCCGCCGGCCGCCTGTTGGGAATTTGCCGGCGGACGGATCATCAATCTGCATCACGGCCTGCTGCCGTCATTCCCAGGCTTTCGTCCATACCACGACGCCTACGGGCATCACATGCTCACCTATGGAGCGACGGTCCACTTCATCGTGCCGGAACTCGATGCCGGCAATCAGATCATTCAGCAGTCGACGTTCACCGTACTGCCCGGCACGTCGCTGGATGAAGTGCTGCGGATCGGCGAGACCGACAACGAGCCCCGCTGCCTGTCCGAAGGGGTCCGCCGCGTCATCGACCGCGAAGTCGAACTCCACTTTCATCGCGTGATCAGAACGAAGTAG